From the Burkholderia glumae LMG 2196 = ATCC 33617 genome, one window contains:
- a CDS encoding dicarboxylate/amino acid:cation symporter: MKKKPFYKVLYVQVICAIIVGVILGHYYPSLAVDMKPLGDGFIKLIKMVIGPIIFCTVVTGIAGMQDMKKVGRVGGKALLYFEIVSTFALVLGLAATHLLRPGAGFNIDPATLNGKEVASYAAKAHGQSTVDFLMHIIPNTMFDAFGQGEILQILLIALLFGSVLAHIGERGKVVTDFIEGISRVLFGIVHIITKLAPIGAFGAMAFTIGKYGVGSLVPLLKLIGTFYLTSVVFVVVVLGAVARYTGFSILRFVAYIKEEMLIVLGTSSSEAALPQLMEKLEKAGCSRSVVGLVVPTGYSFNLDGTNIYMTMAVLFIAQATNIELSWMQQLTLLAVAMLTSKGASGVTGAGFITLAATLAVVPTIPLTGMVLILGIDRFMSECRALTNIVGNGVATIVVSAWEKELDRSKLRAALNGEATVDGSPAQV; encoded by the coding sequence GTGAAGAAGAAACCGTTCTACAAAGTGCTCTACGTGCAGGTGATCTGCGCCATCATCGTCGGCGTGATCCTCGGCCATTACTACCCGTCGCTCGCCGTCGACATGAAGCCGCTCGGCGACGGCTTCATCAAGCTGATCAAGATGGTGATCGGCCCGATCATCTTCTGCACGGTCGTGACCGGCATCGCCGGCATGCAGGACATGAAGAAGGTGGGCCGCGTCGGCGGCAAGGCGCTGCTCTACTTCGAGATCGTCTCGACGTTCGCGCTGGTGCTGGGCCTCGCGGCCACCCACCTGCTGCGTCCGGGCGCGGGCTTCAACATCGATCCGGCCACGCTCAACGGCAAGGAAGTGGCGTCGTATGCCGCCAAGGCGCATGGCCAGTCGACGGTCGACTTCCTGATGCACATCATCCCGAACACGATGTTCGACGCGTTCGGCCAGGGCGAGATCCTGCAGATCCTGCTGATCGCGCTGCTGTTCGGCAGCGTGCTCGCGCATATCGGCGAGCGCGGCAAGGTGGTGACCGACTTCATCGAGGGCATCAGCCGCGTGCTGTTCGGCATCGTCCACATCATCACCAAGCTCGCCCCGATCGGCGCGTTCGGCGCGATGGCGTTCACCATCGGCAAGTACGGCGTGGGCTCGCTGGTGCCGCTGCTCAAGCTGATCGGCACGTTCTACCTGACCTCGGTGGTGTTCGTGGTGGTGGTGCTCGGCGCGGTGGCGCGCTACACCGGCTTCTCGATCCTGCGCTTCGTGGCCTACATCAAGGAAGAGATGCTGATCGTGCTCGGCACCAGCTCGTCGGAGGCGGCGCTGCCGCAGCTGATGGAGAAGCTCGAGAAGGCGGGCTGCTCGCGTTCGGTGGTGGGCCTGGTGGTGCCCACCGGCTACTCGTTCAACCTGGACGGCACCAACATCTACATGACGATGGCGGTGCTGTTCATCGCCCAGGCCACCAACATCGAGCTGAGCTGGATGCAGCAGCTCACGCTGCTGGCCGTCGCGATGCTGACCTCGAAGGGCGCGAGCGGCGTGACGGGCGCGGGCTTCATCACGCTGGCCGCGACGCTGGCCGTGGTGCCGACCATTCCGCTCACCGGCATGGTGCTGATCCTCGGCATCGACCGCTTCATGAGCGAGTGCCGCGCGCTGACCAACATCGTCGGCAACGGCGTGGCGACGATCGTCGTCTCGGCATGGGAGAAGGAACTCGACCGCAGCAAGCTGCGCGCCGCGCTGAACGGCGAGGCCACGGTCGACGGCAGCCCCGCGCAGGTCTGA
- a CDS encoding acyl-CoA dehydrogenase family protein encodes MDFTHSEDRRMLADSLNRFVAEQYGFAVRARIVGSEAGYSDDLWRRFAALGVLGALFPEADGGFGGAGFDIAVVFECLGRGLVVEPFLGALMAGRALALGAGQGQGAAVHRERLAALLDGRAVAAFAHTEPSTHYEPHRVATRALPTAQGWRLDGEKGVVAHGGSATFFVVSARLAEADGAAAGGDDDDDPAGLALFVVPREAPGVSVRAYPTIDGGRAAEVRFERVALDAGARLAGDGAALLERVTGFGLLALGAEAIGAMDVVRAQTIDYLRTRRQFGQPIGGFQALQHRMADLLLEIEQARSAVINAAAALELPRAARERALSAAKYTIGRTGARVAEEAIQLHGGIGMTWELPLAHYAKRLVMIDHQLGDEDHHLARYIALGRA; translated from the coding sequence ATGGACTTTACTCACAGCGAGGATCGCCGGATGCTCGCCGATTCGCTGAACCGCTTCGTGGCGGAGCAATACGGCTTCGCGGTGCGCGCGCGCATCGTCGGCAGCGAGGCCGGCTACAGCGACGACCTCTGGCGCCGCTTCGCCGCGCTCGGCGTGCTCGGCGCGCTGTTTCCGGAGGCCGACGGCGGCTTCGGCGGCGCCGGCTTCGACATCGCGGTGGTGTTCGAATGCCTCGGGCGCGGCCTGGTGGTCGAGCCGTTCCTCGGCGCGCTGATGGCCGGCCGCGCGCTCGCGCTGGGCGCGGGCCAGGGGCAGGGCGCCGCCGTCCATCGCGAGCGGCTTGCGGCGCTGCTCGACGGCCGCGCGGTGGCGGCGTTCGCGCATACCGAGCCGAGCACCCATTACGAGCCGCATCGCGTGGCGACGCGCGCGCTGCCCACCGCGCAAGGCTGGCGGCTCGACGGCGAGAAGGGCGTGGTGGCGCACGGCGGCAGCGCGACCTTCTTCGTCGTCTCGGCGCGGCTCGCGGAGGCGGACGGCGCGGCCGCCGGCGGTGACGACGACGACGACCCCGCCGGCCTCGCGCTGTTCGTGGTGCCGCGCGAGGCGCCCGGCGTGTCGGTGCGCGCCTATCCGACCATCGACGGCGGCCGCGCGGCCGAGGTGCGCTTCGAGCGCGTCGCGCTCGACGCCGGCGCGCGGCTGGCGGGCGACGGCGCTGCGCTGCTCGAACGCGTGACCGGCTTCGGGCTGCTGGCGCTCGGCGCCGAGGCGATCGGCGCGATGGACGTGGTGCGCGCGCAGACCATCGACTATCTGCGCACGCGCCGCCAGTTCGGCCAGCCGATCGGCGGTTTCCAGGCGCTGCAGCATCGCATGGCGGACCTGCTGCTCGAGATCGAGCAGGCGCGCTCGGCGGTGATCAACGCGGCGGCCGCGCTCGAACTGCCGCGCGCGGCGCGCGAGCGCGCGCTGTCGGCCGCCAAGTACACGATCGGCCGCACCGGCGCGCGCGTGGCGGAGGAAGCGATCCAGCTGCACGGCGGGATCGGCATGACCTGGGAGCTGCCGCTCGCGCATTACGCGAAGCGGCTCGTGATGATCGATCACCAACTGGGCGACGAGGATCACCACCTGGCCCGCTACATCGCGCTCGGCCGGGCCTGA
- a CDS encoding acyl-CoA dehydrogenase family protein, producing the protein MNLDFSPAEEAFRDEVRRFLADALPPALSRKVKGGLRLTRDDMARWHAILNARGWLASHWPREYGGPGWSVVQKFLFDNECAIAGAPRIVPFGVNMLGPVLIKYGSEAQKRHWLPRILDGSDWWCQGYSEPGAGSDLASLRTSAVRDGDHYVVNGQKTWTTLGHYANVIFCLVRTATDVRKQEGISFLLIDMATPGVEVRPIVLLDGEHEVNEVFFTDVRVPVENLVGEENRGWTYAKYLLTYERTNIAGVGLSMAALDRLRAVAAKVRRHGRPLAEDPLFAARLARVEIELENMKTTNLRVLAAVAGGGAPGAESSMLKIRGTEIRQEISSLMRRAMGPYAAPFVDAALDADAAADGGDPQGAVPGPDGAASAAAQYFNHRKLSIFGGSNEIQKNIVAKTLIGL; encoded by the coding sequence GTGAATCTCGATTTCTCCCCCGCAGAAGAAGCGTTTCGCGACGAGGTGCGGCGCTTCCTCGCCGACGCGCTGCCGCCGGCGCTGTCGCGCAAGGTGAAGGGCGGCCTGCGCCTCACGCGCGACGACATGGCGCGCTGGCACGCGATCCTCAACGCGCGCGGCTGGCTGGCGAGCCACTGGCCGCGCGAATACGGCGGGCCCGGCTGGAGCGTCGTGCAGAAATTCCTGTTCGACAACGAATGCGCGATCGCCGGAGCGCCGCGCATCGTGCCGTTCGGCGTCAACATGCTCGGCCCGGTGCTGATCAAATACGGCAGCGAGGCGCAGAAGCGCCACTGGCTGCCGCGCATCCTCGACGGCAGCGACTGGTGGTGCCAGGGCTACTCGGAGCCGGGCGCCGGCTCCGATCTGGCCTCGCTGCGCACCAGCGCGGTGCGCGACGGCGATCACTACGTCGTAAACGGCCAGAAGACATGGACCACGCTCGGCCACTACGCCAACGTGATCTTCTGCCTGGTGCGCACCGCCACCGACGTGCGTAAGCAGGAGGGCATCAGTTTCCTGCTGATCGACATGGCCACGCCCGGCGTCGAGGTGCGGCCGATCGTGCTGCTCGACGGCGAGCACGAGGTGAACGAGGTGTTCTTCACCGACGTGCGCGTGCCGGTGGAGAACCTCGTCGGCGAGGAGAACCGCGGCTGGACCTATGCGAAATACCTGCTGACCTACGAGCGCACCAACATCGCCGGAGTCGGCCTCTCGATGGCCGCGCTCGACCGGCTGCGCGCGGTGGCTGCCAAGGTGCGCCGCCACGGCCGGCCGCTCGCCGAGGATCCGCTGTTCGCCGCGCGCCTCGCGCGCGTCGAGATCGAGCTCGAAAACATGAAGACCACCAACCTGCGCGTGCTCGCGGCCGTGGCCGGCGGCGGCGCGCCCGGCGCCGAGAGCTCGATGCTGAAGATCCGTGGCACCGAGATCCGCCAGGAAATCTCGTCGCTGATGCGGCGCGCGATGGGGCCTTACGCGGCGCCGTTCGTCGACGCGGCGCTCGATGCCGACGCGGCGGCCGACGGCGGCGACCCGCAAGGCGCCGTGCCCGGCCCCGACGGCGCGGCCAGCGCCGCCGCGCAGTATTTCAACCATCGCAAGCTGTCGATCTTCGGGGGCTCGAACGAGATCCAGAAGAACATCGTCGCGAAGACGCTGATCGGACTGTAA